From the Cryptomeria japonica chromosome 2, Sugi_1.0, whole genome shotgun sequence genome, one window contains:
- the LOC131032587 gene encoding probable ferric reduction oxidase 1, with product MKVKALSTFRRTITHLLRLVMFILFVGWMVIWFLRPTKFWERSWATFMSKTSTSYFGVVGPINILLSAPIFLVAILGSIYLHISRNQQTIKPKSKKRAVSLWTYPIITGGPLGTVTGGELVILIIFLGLLVWSLYFYIVNGLDGVNQSEVPPGVKLWEIQCAIISARLGLVGTLCLAFLFFPVTRGSVLLQLLNTSFELSVKYHIWIAHVTMVIFTAHGVSYLLIWGATHELPGKMFSWVKIGYSNIAGEIALLAGLIIWLTSIKPIRQRFFEVFYYTHHLYLIFIVFFALHVGDMVLSLALPGIFLFFLDRYLRFLQSQKTVHVISARKLPSNIVQLVIAKHPSLVYNPASVIFLNLPFISRSEWHPFSIVSTSSIDSDRLSILIKCQQGWTKKLDNCISSLERPSHLQAAIEGPYGPASSDFLRYEALILIGGGSGIAPLLSILSETLHQHHINNGNHVPREVLLIYSVKKTEELCVLNLISPSTICPNYSGLLKLEVQAYVTQEETPDTEMGKLDMEGTPSPTENNDHIKEEKISEADRCMGSVRSITSTNNTIWQAAIIASALVGYLILSILLNQFYIYPMDYNTYTVFPWWARGLMTFLCMSLGIVIFGGLVYMIWERDQTKKFHKSTEEMYEMQTSGDVGEQQIDTILSGCSIHYQQRPNLRDLIGKFGLKMEGRTVGVIVCGPESMQESVASACRRHNSLPGFKSSAALDFHSISYTL from the exons ATGAAGGTGAAAGCTTTAAGCACCTTCCGAAGGACTATTACCCATTTGCTGAGACTGGTCATGTTCATACTTTTTGTTGGATGGATGGTTATCTGGTTTCTGAGACCAACGAAGTTTTGGGAGAGGTCTTGGGCGACTTTCATGAGCAAAACAAGTACATCCTATTTTGGAGTGGTTG GTCCAATCAACATTCTGCTTTCAGCTCCTATATTTTTGGTAGCTATTTTGGGGTCCATCTACCTCCACATATCCAGAAACCAGCAAACTATTAA GCCAAAAAGCAAGAAACGGGCAGTGAGCCTATGGACATATCCAATCATCACAGGAGGACCTCTTGGAACTGTTACTGGTGGAGAACTCGTTATTCTAATTATCTTTCTAGGTTTACTGGTGTGGAGCTTGTACTTTTATATTGTAAATGGTCTGGATGGAGTTAATCAAAGCGAGGTACCACCAGGGGTCAAACT GTGGGAAATACAGTGCGCTATTATTTCAGCTCGTCTTGGATTAGTTGGAACCCTATGTCTAGCTTTCCTCTTCTTCCCAGTTACTCGTGGATCTGTCCTGTTGCAACTTCTCAACACTTCATTTGAACTTtcagtgaagtatcacatctggataGCTCATGTGACAATGGTGATCTTTACGGCTCATGGGGTTTCCTATTTATTGATATGGGGAGCCACACATGAACTTCCTGGCAAG ATGTTTTCCTGGGTTAAAATAGGATATTCAAATATAGCTGGAGAGATTGCTTTGTTGGCAGGCCTGATAATTTGGTTGACATCAATAAAACCCATCAGACAACGTTTCTTTGAAGTATTTTACTACACTCACCACCTGTATttgatattcattgtcttctttgCACTGCACGTTGGAGACATGGTACTCTCTCTTGCGCTACCTggaattttccttttttttcttgatCGTTACCTCCGGTTCCTCCAGTCACAGAAAACTGTACATGTTATATCTGCCAGAAAACTGCCTTCAAACATAGTGCAACTGGTTATTGCAAAGCATCCAA GTCTGGTGTACAACCCTGCGAGTGTTATTTTTTTGAACCTTCCTTTTATATCACGTTCAGAATGGCACCCTTTCAGCATTGTTTCTACTTCAAGCATTGACTCTGACCGATTGTCTATACTAATCAAGTGCCAACAAGGATGGACCAAAAAGCTTGACAACTGTATAAGCTCACTGGAGAGACCTTCGCATCTTCAAGCAGCTATTGAAGGTCCTTATGGTCCAGCTTCCAGTGACTTCTTAAG GTATGAAGCATTGATATTAATTGGTGGAGGGAGCGGAATAGCCCCACTGTTGAGCATTTTATCAGAAACATTGCATCAGCATCACATTAACAATGGAAACCATGTTCCCAGGGAAGTCCTACTCATATACTCAGTTAAAAAAACTGAAGAACTGTGTGTCTTAAATCTAATATCTCCCTCAACTATCTGTCCAAATTATTCTGGGCTGTTGAAATTAGAGGTGCAAGCATATGTAACTCAGGAAGAAACCCCAGATACTGAAATGGGAAAACTAGATATGGAGGGAACACCTTCACCCACCGAAAACAATGACCACATCAAAGAAGAAAAAATCTCCGAGGCAGATAGATGTATGGGTTCTGTGCGTTCTATAACAAGCACAAACAATACTATATGGCAGGCAGCAATAATTGCTTCTGCATTGGTAGGATATCTTATATTGAGCATCCTACTAAATCAGTTCTATATATATCCAATGGATTACAACACTTACACTGTGTTCCCATGGTGGGCCAGAGGACTTATGACATTTCTTTGCATGAGTTTGGGGATTGTGATCTTTGGAGGCTTAGTTTATATGATCTGGGAAAGAGATCAAACCAAGAAATTCCACAAGTCGACAGAGGAAATGTATGAGATGCAGACTAGTGGCGATGTAGGGGAACAGCAAATCGACACCATTTTAAGTGGATGTAGCATCCATTATCAACAACGGCCTAATCTTCGAG ACCTCATTGGAAAATTTGGTCTGAAAATGGAGGGAAGAACTGTGGGTGTGATAGTGTGTGGACCAGAAAGTATGCAGGAGAGTGTAGCATCAGCCTGCAGGCGTCACAACTCCTTACCGGGTTTCAAATCCTCTGCTGCACTGGATTTTCACTCCATCAGTTACACTCTCTAG